The sequence ACGAACTCATATCATTCATTCTTTAGAAAACACTCTCACTCTTTCCCGGTTGTTTGCTAGAATAAGGTGGGACGATAATCACAGCGTTCTGTAAAGTATATAGACTAATTTCCGTACATGGGGGACAAAGGGAAATGGGAAAAAAAATCATACTAGCCGCCGGATGCCTGTTGGTACTCGGTGCGTTCCTCCTACTGCAGAACGGTAAGCAGCCCTCTCTGCCCTCCGCTGTGCAGCCTGTTTCCATGCCCATAACCTTGTATCATTATTTTTCCGGAGCATTGAGTGGCGGGCTTACAGAGATGCTCGAAACCGTGAACAGCCGTGAGCCTGGTAACCAGGTCATTGCCAATGGCCTTGATCATGAGGCTTTCAAAAGTATGATCCTGTCCACCCTGGAAAAAGGGAATCCACCTGAACTCTTTACCTACTGGGCAGGCTCCAGGACCGCCGAACTGGTCCGTCAAGAGAAGCTCCAGCCCATTGATGACATGTGGGAGGCATTCAAACTGAGTAACCGTTTTCCTGCTCCGATCATCGAGGCGGCAGTCACCTATGAGGGAAAAAAATACCTGCTTCCCATCACCCAGCATCTTGTGGTCTTTTTTTATAATAAAACGGTTTTTGAAAGGGAAAATCTGTCTGTCCCAACAACCTGGGAAGAGTTCCATACCCTCTGTCTGCATCTTAAGGAGAAGGATGTTGTTCCCGTTGCCCTGGGAGCAAGAGAACGCTGGCCGGCACAGTTCTGGTTTGACTATCTGCTGCTGAGAACAGCTGGAACGGCGTACAGGACCAGGCTGATGCGCGGAGAAGCATCCTATACTGATCCGCTGGTGGAACGGGCCTATACGCTCTGGGGCGAGTTGATTGCTGACGGATTTATGAACAGCGATGCCAATAGTGCTGACTGGAACGATGCTGTACAGATGGTCTGCAATGAACAGGCAGCCATGACGCTCATGGGCACCTGGGCCATCCAGTTATTTACAGAAGGAGACTGTGGGCTTGAGGCCGGCAAGGATTTTGACTTTTTTGCCTTTCCCACGGTTGATCCCGCAGTGGAAAAAGCTGCAGTTGGTCCCATCGACGGAATTGTCCTCACTCGCCATTCGGTCAATCATGAGTTTGCCAAAAGTGTTCTGGCCTATTTCGCCGAAACCGATTCCCAGGAAAAGATGAGCAAAGGCTCCGGGGCCCTTGCCCCAAACATTGAGGTACCCAGAGGTTTTTATTCACCATTTAAACAGCGTCTTCTCGATGAGATTGCCTCTACCCGCTTCTGGGCCTTTAACTATGATCTGGCAACTCCACCGTCTGTGGCGGAAAGAGGAATGGACAGCTTCAACGAACTTATTGAGTTCCCAGGTCAGGTGCGGCCAATTCTCAAGAACCTGCAAAGTGATGTCGCGCCACTGTTCCTTAATCAAGAAAAACAGTCAACTATTTCCAGATAGGTTCCCATTCCCATCATGTCCTTTCGCCTAAAACTCGGTATTGGTTTTTCTTCTGTCCTGTTGCTTATGGTCCTCGCCGGTCTCATCAGCTGGTGGGGGATGGACAGTGCCCTGAGTCGGCAAACCATGCTCTATCAGTTGAACAGTACCCTGGAAGATCGGTTCAATAAGTTGGTGCGGGAAGAACAGGCCTTTGCCAACACTGAAGACCTGCTTCATTCCCGCGCTGTCTTTCAGATCCTGGCCAGGATTCGAAAACCGATTCACGATGTCCTGACCCAGCCCCTGGAGGCGGTACAGCAGGAGACGGTTAAAAATCTCCTTGAAGCCCTCAAGGACTATGAAGAGAGTTTTTCCGCATTTATTACCCATGATGTGGACATGCGGACCATGAAAAGCAGGATGCTCCAGGAATCAAAACGGTTGATCAGCAACGGCAGTGAACTCAGCCGGGCCGAAGCAGATATGGCTGTCCTTCAGCATCTGATGGGAGAGATCCTGATCGCAGAAAAGAATTATCTTCTGTCCGGCAGCAGTGAGGCTGCAACAGAGGTTGTGGAAACAGTGAGAAAGCTTCGAGAAAAAGCAGAAGTTGCTCGAGAAAACTTCAGTGATAACGAGTTGAAGCTCAGGGCCTTTCGCATTGCCACAGTGGCTGACGTCTATCAGGAAATATTCAGCAATTTTATCAAGGAAAAAGAGGAACTGCAGCAGGCTGCTTTGCGCATGGAGCAGGCCCTTAGCCGTTTTACTGAAAAATTGGCTCAGTATATAGCCCGTGAAACGGCCATTGCAGGAAAACAGGTTGCTATCCTGCGTTTGGTGTCCCTGTGCATTTCTCTTCTGGCCGTAGGGCTGGGCATTTTTGCCACGATTTTTCTCTCAGGCCGTATTACTAGACCTATCGAAAAACTGAAACACTCCGCCGCGCAGATTGTTTCCGGCAATCTGGACACCTCGGTGGTCATCAGCAGCCGTGATGAAATCGGTGAATTAGGTCATATCTTTAACCAGATGGCCGGGCGTCTGAAAGAGAGTTTTACTGATATTGAGCAGTATCGTGACCACCTTGAAGAGTTGGTTAGAGAGAGAACCCTGGCCCTGGAAAAGGAGAATTTTGGGCGACGTGAGGTAGAAGCAGCACTGAGAGCAAGTGAAGAGAACTTGTCGCTGATCATTGAGGAATCTCCAATGGGCATCATTCTCTGGGGGATGGATTTTCAGGTGACCAGATGGAACCAGGCTGCAGAACGGATATTTGGCTATCCTGCAGCCGAGGCCATGGGCAGGCAGGTGGCTTTTATTGTTCCTCCACAAGCCCAGGCGCATGTGGAGACCGTCTGGCAGCAGCTGATAACCCAAAAAGAAGATGGAAGCAGAAGCCGGAACGAAAACATCACCAGCAAAGGAGATACTATTCTCTGTGACTGGTACAATACCCCTTTGGTTGATGCTTCAGGAGAGAATATCGGTGTCCTTTCTCTGGTTGAAGATGTCACCACCCTGGTTCGCACGGAACAGGAGCTCCTCAAGGTAAAGAAGATCGAATCCACCGGGGTCCTCGCCGGAGGGATTGCCCATGATTTCAATAACATTCTTACGGCAATCCTGGGAAACATTAACCTGTCACTTATGGACCAGGAACTTACTCCCCGTACCAGAGCGCTGCTCAAGGCCGCGGAAAAGGCCTCTGTCCGTGCCCAGACACTCACCCAGCAACTGCTCACCTTTGCTAAAGGTGGAGATCCGGTCAAGGAAGCCACAGATCTTGGACAGGTTATCATGGATTCAGCCAATTTTATCCTCCACGGAAGCTCCATTGCCTGCTCCTATGCAATCCCTGATGACCTTTGGTATGTTACTGCTGATAAGGGACAGATCAGCCAGGTTATTCAGAACATCGTACTCAACGCTGTGCAGGCAATGCCTGGTGGAGGCCAGCTGAGCATCAGCTGTACGAACATTGAGCCCGGGACAGATGAATTTGTGGAGGATTCAGCAGATCAACGTTTTGTCAGAATAGATATCGCTGATAGTGGAGGAGGGATTCCGGTAGAACTGATGGAAAAAATATTTGATCCCTATTTTTCCAATAAACCACAAGGCAGTGGACTTGGTCTGGCCATCACCCTTTCCATTATCAACAAGCATCACGGCAGGATTGGGGTACATTCTGCGCCCGGTGGTGGAGCCGTATTCTCTGTCTACCTCCCGGCTTCCGAAGTTACGGAAGCAACCCCTGTGACTGCAGGAACCGATTCACAGGTTCCTGGGAAAAAGGCACGTATCCTGATCATGGATGATGAACAGATGGTTCTGGATGTCCTTGCCACCATGCTTCAGGCTGTGGGGCATGAGGTACTTATCAGCCGGGATGGAGACACCTGCATCCATCTCTACGAAGAAAACCTGCAGAGCGCCACCCCTATTGATCTGATTATCATGGACCTGACCATCCCTGGTGGGAAAGGTGGCAAGGAAACTGTTCAGGAAATTCTGCAGCGTGATCGCCAGGCCAGGGTGATTGTTTCCAGCGGATATTCCAACGATCCAGTAATGGCCCATTATGCTGAGTACGGATTCTGCGGCGCTGTGTCCAAACCTTTTTGCCTTGACGAACTCTCCAGTGTGATCAATACAGTTCTTGCCCGCCAGGAATCGGTGTAGCTTTCTTTAGCTACTCCTTAACCTGCGGACCTTAGAAGCATGTCGCCTTCCATATCAATCATTGTCAGCTTGCTGTTCGGTATCTCCCGATCTTTGATTCTTTCAGGAAAGAAGGCTACGGAGGGTGTGGGAGAGGTGGATCTTGTTCAGCGGCTTTTTGATAAAAGACTCGATGCCGTACGCTGCAACCTTTTTCTGCAGTTCGGAATTACTGAAACCGCTACAGAGCGCAATGGGCATAGAAGGGGCAATTTCTTTAATTTTCTTACTCAATTCCAGTCCGGTCATCTTTGGCATGGACATATCAGTGATGACCGCATCAATATCGGTTACATGTTCAGTCAGCCACTGGTAGGCAGCGGTACTGTCCTCCATGATCGTGACCTGATAGCCCATTTCTTCCAGGAGAATCTCCCAGTAGAGCATGACCTCTTTTTCATCTTCTACGACTAGGAGATGTTCACCTTTACCCATGGCTACCCTGTCGTTTGTTACCTGTTCTTTATCAATATCGTCCTCAAGGTAACAGGGAAAGAGTAGGGTAAAAGTGGTTCCTTGACCAAATGTGCTCTGGGCCATAATATGACCATTTGCATTGGTGACGATGCCATGAACTACTGCCAGGCCAAGCCCTGTACCGTTTCCTGTATCTTTGGTGGTGAAGTAGGGTTCAAAAATTCTCTCCAAGATCTTATTCTCCATACCGCATCCCGTGTCACTCACTTCGAGTTTGAGATAGGAACCAGGGACAGCGTTAAGCAAACAGTTTTCTTCAGTCATCTCAGTCTGGCTGAGGCTTACTATGAGCTGACCACCATCGTCCAGCATGGCATGATAGGCATTGATACAGAGATTCATCATTACTTGATGGATCTGTGAGGGGTCGGCCAGGGTTGGACAACACTCTGTGTCAATATTTTGGACTATATTGATGTTTGCGGGAATGGTAGCCCGCAGTAATTTGAGGGCCTCAAGGATAACAGGATGGAGCCTGATAACCTTACTCTTGTGCTCAACCTGACGACTGAAGGCGAGGATCTGGGCTACCAGGTCTTTGGCCCGCATCCCTGCTTTTTCCACCTTTCCCAGGTGGAGACTAAGGTCATCTCGGTCAGGCGGCAATTTCTGCATTGTCAGCTGAGTGTAACCCAGGATGGCGGTGAGAATATTGTTGAAATCATGGGCAATCCCGCTGGCCAGAGTACCGATTGCCTGCATCTTCTCCATCTGCCGTAAATCACTCTCAATACGTTGTCGTTCCTCCATCTCTTTTTTCAGAGCCAAATTGCTTTCGGCAAGTTCTGCGGTACGTTCAAGCACCCGTTCTTCCAGTTCTTCGTTGGCTTGAGCAAGGGAGCTGTTCAGGTTGATAATGGTGTTTAGAAGTTTATCAAAGCTAAAATGAAGAATAAGGGCGGTGAGGGTAAGCAGGCTCAAGGTGAGGAGTACGATTTGGGTAATGAAACGGTTGAGACTTTTTAAATCATCAGTGATATCAAGGGCCACAAAAATCTTAGCCAAGGGCTCAGTTTTGTAGGTATTGAGCGTAATATTAGAAAAGACGAGGAAATCTCTTTCGTTGAAGCGGATTCTTTCATCCTCTGTACCTGTATTGGAGAGGGGGGGGAGAGCGGAAAAAAGTTCACCGTTGTGGGATATGATAACATTTGGGCCATGTTGAATGACCGGAGAGTCAAAGTGGGTCACCTTTTGCCAGTTACTGGTGCTGGTAACGAGGGCAAGATGGGGGCTGATTTGTTTTTGCAGGAGTTCAAGGAGTTGCTCAAACTTAATACCAAAACCTATGCTGCCAATGTATTTCCCTTGGTAAAACATGGGATGCACAACTCGGTAAAAGAGGCCTGAACGACCAATTTCATAACCACTCGTTTGTTCTTGGACCCTATGAACATGGTTGAGGATAGGGCGGACGTTGCTTAAATCATCTCCGTGGAATTCAGAAAAGTGCATCCGTAAAAAGGCCGTGCCATCCGGCAGGTTGAATTGCATGTTGCGGAAATGTGGGTTTTCTTTTTTGAGAACATTGTAAAAACCGGCTACAGACTGTTGCAGGGATACTCTGTCCCGTTTGGCAAAGGCCTCAATAACTCTCTGTTTGGTCGTGGCCAGACTGACAATGCGAGTCCGGTAGTTGGAAAATGCCTGTTCCTGAAGCATTTCAGCAAGAAACAAGGCGCTTTTTTTCTTGGTCAGAATCTTGTTTTCTAAATCCTGATGCTGGTGCTTGATACTGATACTCAGATAGGCCCCTGTCATACAGGTAATGAGGAAAAGAACTAAGATGATAGCCTTGGTGCGGATATTCATAAAATCCAGATTGAGGATTGAGGATTGAGGATCCCATTGGAAACCCTTACGTTGTGATATCTGTTTTCAGTGTAGCAAAAAGGATTTCGCTTGCCAATATAATCTCTGTAATATTGCAAGATTGCACAAAAGAAAGAGAAAGCAACAAAGATGCCCCTGAAGACATCCTCTCGATTATAACCAAAGTGAACTGGACAGCCTGCTGGATTACTCAATAGGAATCACTAAAAACACAGTAAATCCTTTTTCCTCCGCCATCCAGCGCACGTTAACATCCCAGAGAAGCATTCCATATTCCCTCTGGAGCCCCCGTTGGCTCGCCGGTCGTGGATCCTGTTCCAGAACCTCAGTGATCAAGCTTTTCAAATTCCTGTTTTTCTCCTGCTGATAGCGCTTACAACTGGCTTCCGCTTCAGAGCTGAACTGCACAGCCATCTTTTGTTTCGCAAACTGAACAAAACCACTGGTTGCGTCTTCAAGCGCATCACTGTAGGGAACATAGGGTTTGATATCAACAATCGGTGTCCCGTGCAACAGGTCCAGTTCACTGATATCGAGAAAGAGCCCGCCTTTCTCTTTGCGCAGTCCATGATAACGAACAACAGAAAGCCCCAGGAAATTAGGCCGGTGCGGAGTCCTGCTTGCAAAAAGACCCACTCGTTTCTGTCCTCCAAGCCACGGAGGCCGCACCGTGGGACGCCAGCCATCAGCGATGGCTTCATGAAACATAAACTGCAGCCAGATATGGGAAAATGTATCGAGTTCGGTAAACATTTCCTCACGATCGCAGGGGGCTAACAGTTCGATAGCACCCGTACCACTTTTCACCAGGCCGGGCTGTCTCGGGATACCAAATTTCTCCCTGTAGCAGGAGTGGACCAGCCCAATTGCTTTAATTGTATACTCCACTTTATTTCTCCCAAAAAATGAACTTCCCCCGGAACTGCAGAGAAATATTGATAAGTCACCCGTATCCGTGTAAATAGCAGGCAGTTGAAATCAGAACAAGCGAATTCATTCCCCTGCTTCTGTTTTCAAGACCGCTACTTCATGACAACCCTACTCACACTGTACATCGTTGCAAGATGAAATATAGAGCCGACATAGACGGCCTTCGTGCCCTTGCCATCATTCCTGTTGTCCTCTATCACGCAAAGGTGGGACCATTTAGCGGTGGATTTGTCGGTGTTGATATTTTCTTTGTTATTTCCGGCTATCTGATCACTCTGCTTATCAATGAAGAGATCCGTCAGGGACGATTTACCATACTTGACTTTTATGAGCGACGGGTCAGGCGTATCTTTCCGGCACTCTTTTTCGTTATTTGCATCTGTTCCCTTATTTCGTCAATCATCCTCTTCCCCATGGCTTTTCGGGATTATGGACAAAGTGTTGTTGCTGCAACGCTCTTTGTGGCGAATATTCTTTTCGCCAAGGAAGCAGGTTATTTTGGGGCAGCCTCCGAGACAAAACCACTTCTTCACACCTGGTCTCTCTCCGTCGAAGAACAGTTTTATGTCATCTTTCCTGTCGTCCTGCTGGTGGCTCATAAATATTTCCAGGGTCGCTGGAAAATTTTTCTTTTACCTGCCGCTCTTCTCTCTCTTATCCTGAATATCTGGGCAGTTGGCCCATATCCCACGGCAACATTTTATCTTTTCCCAACACGAGCCTGGGAATTACTCCTCGGCTCATTGCTTGCTCTTGGCTTCTTCCCTGTACTTCGCAGCCAGTGGCAACGTGATATCACCTCGATTGTTGGCCTGCTGTGTATCCTGTGGTCCGTCTTTCAATTCACCAACAACACTCCTTTTCCTGGAATCAACGCCCTCATTCCCTGTCTTGGAGCGACATTACTTATCTACTCCGGTAAGGACGGGACATCTCTTGTTGGTCGCTTCCTCGGACTTCGGCCCATTGTCTTTATCGGACTCATTTCCTACTCACTCTATCTCTGGCACTGGCCCATAATTGTCTTTGCCAAGCATGTGTTTTTTGAAGGTTTTACCATTTACCATACACTGGCTATCCTGGCCCTGTCATTTCTAATGGCCATCTTTTCATGGCATTTTGTTGAACGTCCATTTCGTAAAAGAACCGCACTACCACATCGCAGGAATCTCTTTGCTGCAGCAACACTGATTATGGCAGTAAGTGTAATCACCGGATACATTATCCACAAAAATGATGGCTTTCCCGGAAGATTCGACAACCGCCTCGTTTCATTTACTTACAATCTCCGTCAATACAAAATTGGAACCTGTTTTCTCGGGGAAAAGCAGCGCCACTCTGCATGGAAGGGAGAATCGTGCTTTTTACAGACGGATAAGCAGTCCAACACCCTCTTATGGGGTGATTCTTTTGCTGCCCATTATGTACCAGGCATATTGAAAAACACAGATAGCATTGACTCAAACGTGCTGCTGTACAGCCTCTCCGGCTGTGCTCCAGTATTTTCCTACGACCCACCCTTTCGAAAACAGTGCAAACAATTCTCTGCACAGATTGATCAGATTCTTACAGAGTATGATATTTCCACAGTTGTTCTGGCAGCAGGATGGGATCTTGCACTCAAAAGCGGACTCCGCTATGAAGAGCTTGATAGCACAATCCAGTACCTTCAAAAAAAAGGGCTCAAGGTTCTTCTCATAGGTCAGAGTCCGCGCTTTGACAGAAGTGTTCAGGATATTAACAATAACTCCATAGTTGTCAGAATGCCTGCTTCCAAGAGCCTGCTCTCCATAGACATCAATGCCATTAACTCTCAATTACAGAAAATTGCGGGGCCAGGCAGTTTTGCTGATCCAAGCCAAGCCTTTTGTGAAGGACTGGTCTGTCGGTTTAAAGACGAAGACACCTTCTTTTTCTGGGATGACGGTCACATGACAACTGCCGGGAGCGACAGGGCAATCCAGTCTATCCTCTCTCAAGTGCATTTTTAAACAGCACTCCCATTTATTGGGATAAAAAAAATCGCACCTTCCTGCCTGCAACCAAGTTATTGCAAAGAAAGCAGATAGGTTCGCAGATTCATTGTCCGATCCTGTAATCCCAGCTTGCGACGCAGATTTTTTCGATGAAAACTGATGGTACTCACTGATACCCCTAATACATCTCCAATTTCCTGACTGCTTTTTCCAGTCCGAATCAGTGCAGCCACCTCGACCTCCTGAGGTGTCAGAAGAAGGTTGAGTGAGGAAAGCCGATTGAGAAAAGGGGAAATAATGTCATTGAGATTATTCTCCACAATATCGATCAGGGTTCGTTCCCTCGGGTTTTTGAGGGAGTTCTTCAGTTTTTCTGCGTAAGGAAGTACCAGCTCATGGATGTTGGCAGTCATTCGCTGC comes from Desulfocapsa sulfexigens DSM 10523 and encodes:
- a CDS encoding ABC transporter substrate-binding protein, producing MGKKIILAAGCLLVLGAFLLLQNGKQPSLPSAVQPVSMPITLYHYFSGALSGGLTEMLETVNSREPGNQVIANGLDHEAFKSMILSTLEKGNPPELFTYWAGSRTAELVRQEKLQPIDDMWEAFKLSNRFPAPIIEAAVTYEGKKYLLPITQHLVVFFYNKTVFERENLSVPTTWEEFHTLCLHLKEKDVVPVALGARERWPAQFWFDYLLLRTAGTAYRTRLMRGEASYTDPLVERAYTLWGELIADGFMNSDANSADWNDAVQMVCNEQAAMTLMGTWAIQLFTEGDCGLEAGKDFDFFAFPTVDPAVEKAAVGPIDGIVLTRHSVNHEFAKSVLAYFAETDSQEKMSKGSGALAPNIEVPRGFYSPFKQRLLDEIASTRFWAFNYDLATPPSVAERGMDSFNELIEFPGQVRPILKNLQSDVAPLFLNQEKQSTISR
- a CDS encoding hybrid sensor histidine kinase/response regulator gives rise to the protein MSFRLKLGIGFSSVLLLMVLAGLISWWGMDSALSRQTMLYQLNSTLEDRFNKLVREEQAFANTEDLLHSRAVFQILARIRKPIHDVLTQPLEAVQQETVKNLLEALKDYEESFSAFITHDVDMRTMKSRMLQESKRLISNGSELSRAEADMAVLQHLMGEILIAEKNYLLSGSSEAATEVVETVRKLREKAEVARENFSDNELKLRAFRIATVADVYQEIFSNFIKEKEELQQAALRMEQALSRFTEKLAQYIARETAIAGKQVAILRLVSLCISLLAVGLGIFATIFLSGRITRPIEKLKHSAAQIVSGNLDTSVVISSRDEIGELGHIFNQMAGRLKESFTDIEQYRDHLEELVRERTLALEKENFGRREVEAALRASEENLSLIIEESPMGIILWGMDFQVTRWNQAAERIFGYPAAEAMGRQVAFIVPPQAQAHVETVWQQLITQKEDGSRSRNENITSKGDTILCDWYNTPLVDASGENIGVLSLVEDVTTLVRTEQELLKVKKIESTGVLAGGIAHDFNNILTAILGNINLSLMDQELTPRTRALLKAAEKASVRAQTLTQQLLTFAKGGDPVKEATDLGQVIMDSANFILHGSSIACSYAIPDDLWYVTADKGQISQVIQNIVLNAVQAMPGGGQLSISCTNIEPGTDEFVEDSADQRFVRIDIADSGGGIPVELMEKIFDPYFSNKPQGSGLGLAITLSIINKHHGRIGVHSAPGGGAVFSVYLPASEVTEATPVTAGTDSQVPGKKARILIMDDEQMVLDVLATMLQAVGHEVLISRDGDTCIHLYEENLQSATPIDLIIMDLTIPGGKGGKETVQEILQRDRQARVIVSSGYSNDPVMAHYAEYGFCGAVSKPFCLDELSSVINTVLARQESV
- a CDS encoding response regulator is translated as MNIRTKAIILVLFLITCMTGAYLSISIKHQHQDLENKILTKKKSALFLAEMLQEQAFSNYRTRIVSLATTKQRVIEAFAKRDRVSLQQSVAGFYNVLKKENPHFRNMQFNLPDGTAFLRMHFSEFHGDDLSNVRPILNHVHRVQEQTSGYEIGRSGLFYRVVHPMFYQGKYIGSIGFGIKFEQLLELLQKQISPHLALVTSTSNWQKVTHFDSPVIQHGPNVIISHNGELFSALPPLSNTGTEDERIRFNERDFLVFSNITLNTYKTEPLAKIFVALDITDDLKSLNRFITQIVLLTLSLLTLTALILHFSFDKLLNTIINLNSSLAQANEELEERVLERTAELAESNLALKKEMEERQRIESDLRQMEKMQAIGTLASGIAHDFNNILTAILGYTQLTMQKLPPDRDDLSLHLGKVEKAGMRAKDLVAQILAFSRQVEHKSKVIRLHPVILEALKLLRATIPANINIVQNIDTECCPTLADPSQIHQVMMNLCINAYHAMLDDGGQLIVSLSQTEMTEENCLLNAVPGSYLKLEVSDTGCGMENKILERIFEPYFTTKDTGNGTGLGLAVVHGIVTNANGHIMAQSTFGQGTTFTLLFPCYLEDDIDKEQVTNDRVAMGKGEHLLVVEDEKEVMLYWEILLEEMGYQVTIMEDSTAAYQWLTEHVTDIDAVITDMSMPKMTGLELSKKIKEIAPSMPIALCSGFSNSELQKKVAAYGIESFIKKPLNKIHLSHTLRSLLS
- the tsaA gene encoding tRNA (N6-threonylcarbamoyladenosine(37)-N6)-methyltransferase TrmO, with translation MEYTIKAIGLVHSCYREKFGIPRQPGLVKSGTGAIELLAPCDREEMFTELDTFSHIWLQFMFHEAIADGWRPTVRPPWLGGQKRVGLFASRTPHRPNFLGLSVVRYHGLRKEKGGLFLDISELDLLHGTPIVDIKPYVPYSDALEDATSGFVQFAKQKMAVQFSSEAEASCKRYQQEKNRNLKSLITEVLEQDPRPASQRGLQREYGMLLWDVNVRWMAEEKGFTVFLVIPIE
- a CDS encoding acyltransferase family protein — encoded protein: MKYRADIDGLRALAIIPVVLYHAKVGPFSGGFVGVDIFFVISGYLITLLINEEIRQGRFTILDFYERRVRRIFPALFFVICICSLISSIILFPMAFRDYGQSVVAATLFVANILFAKEAGYFGAASETKPLLHTWSLSVEEQFYVIFPVVLLVAHKYFQGRWKIFLLPAALLSLILNIWAVGPYPTATFYLFPTRAWELLLGSLLALGFFPVLRSQWQRDITSIVGLLCILWSVFQFTNNTPFPGINALIPCLGATLLIYSGKDGTSLVGRFLGLRPIVFIGLISYSLYLWHWPIIVFAKHVFFEGFTIYHTLAILALSFLMAIFSWHFVERPFRKRTALPHRRNLFAAATLIMAVSVITGYIIHKNDGFPGRFDNRLVSFTYNLRQYKIGTCFLGEKQRHSAWKGESCFLQTDKQSNTLLWGDSFAAHYVPGILKNTDSIDSNVLLYSLSGCAPVFSYDPPFRKQCKQFSAQIDQILTEYDISTVVLAAGWDLALKSGLRYEELDSTIQYLQKKGLKVLLIGQSPRFDRSVQDINNNSIVVRMPASKSLLSIDINAINSQLQKIAGPGSFADPSQAFCEGLVCRFKDEDTFFFWDDGHMTTAGSDRAIQSILSQVHF